Proteins co-encoded in one Carassius gibelio isolate Cgi1373 ecotype wild population from Czech Republic chromosome A15, carGib1.2-hapl.c, whole genome shotgun sequence genomic window:
- the LOC128029042 gene encoding 2-phosphoxylose phosphatase 1 isoform X1: MRYKPAQAHFNISRMSFMVRVNQLTIILLSVHLIPTNPVAEQRSLGKSRKRVNPVLHTDAPAPDPIRDTHKYCNYPNLTEHGWEGHSPADYRLLSVHVMIRHGDRFPLYSIPKTKKPAIDCLLSEKRNPSHPLLASFISHMALSGRGHWDTSLVSLPRLPNHSTCEMGELTQTGVVQHLKNGDHLHQAYIKRHNLLTADWSPQQLWVETTGKSRTLQSGLAFLFGFLPHFDWSRLTVRQQWSTLFCGSSCDCPARNRYLEQEQRRQYRQRTADTELEHTYVTMAKTLGVATKTLRAANPVDALLCHFCHGLSFPCSSTQTTSNAPDEEACLKIQQFAVIRRQQKNDELERREAGIYRQYAVLAAHPYLNRTATRMERIARGSQTRKGKDEAVFALASAHDVTMAPLLSALDLEGAGFPKFAARLAFELWKSPEVKDKDRKSDRKEGKWLENMFIRVLYNGEDLTFDTAFCRDHNRHSAQPLCPLGNFLSFVRKDMFNIVNATSYHQACHQTVL, encoded by the exons ATGAGGTACAAACCTGCACAGGCTCACTTTAACATCTCCAGAATGTCTTTCATGGTGCGTGTAAACCAGCTAACCATTATACTTCTGTCTG TGCACCTCATTCCAACCAATCCCGTGGCAGAGCAAAGGTCACTTGGTAAAAGCAGAAAGCGTGTGAATCCAGTCCTCCACACGGATGCTCCCGCTCCAGACCCCATCCGAGACACTCACAAGTACTGCAATTACCCCAACCTCACCGAGCACGGCTGGGAgg GTCACAGTCCGGCTGACTACAGGCTGCTGTCGGTACATGTGATGATTCGGCATGGAGACCGTTTCCCTCTGTACTCCATCCCCAAAACCAAGAAACCCGCCATAGACTGTTTACTATCGGAAAAGAG AAATCCCTCTCACCCCCTCTTGGCCTCCTTCATTAGTCACATGGCTCTCAGTGGGCGTGGTCACTGGGACACATCACTGGTATCTCTGCCCAGATTACCCAATCACAGCACCTGTGAAATGGGAGAGCTCACACAGACAG GAGTCGTACAGCACTTGAAAAACGGCGATCATCTTCACCAGGCTTACATCAAGCGTCACAATCTGCTCACTGCTGATTGGTCGCCACAGCAGTTGTGGGTGGAGACTACAGGTAAGAGCCGCACCCTTCAGAGTGGATTGGCCTTCCTCTTTGGGTTTCTGCCTCATTTCGATTGGTCACGGCTGACGGTAAGACAGCAGTGGAGTACGCTGTTCTGCGGTTCCTCGTGCGACTGTCCCGCACGCAACCGGTACCTGGAGCAGGAGCAGCGCAGGCAGTATCGGCAGAGGACTGCAGACACCGAACTGGAACACACATATGTCACAATGGCGAAGACGTTGGGCGTGGCCACAAAGACTCTAAGGGCGGCCAATCCGGTGGATGCATTGTTGTGTCACTTTTGTCATGGTCTTTCTTTTCCATGCTCTAGCACACAAACTACATCAAACGCTCCGGATGAGGAGGCGTGTCTTAAAATACAGCAATTTGCTGTGATTCGACGGCAGCAGAAAAATGATGAACTGGAGCGGCGGGAGGCGGGGATTTACCGCCAGTATGCTGTTCTTGCGGCACATCCGTACCTAAACCGTACTGCAACACGGATGGAGAGGATTGCCAGGGGAAGCCAAACGCGGAAAGGCAAGGACGAGGCGGTCTTCGCTTTAGCATCTGCTCATGACGTAACAATGGCACCGCTGCTAAGCGCACTTGATCTGGAAGGGGCGGGGTTTCCAAAGTTTGCAGCACGGCTGGCGTTTGAGCTGTGGAAGAGCCCGGAAgtgaaagacaaagacagaaagaGTGATAGAAAAGAAGGAAAGTGGTTGGAAAATATGTTCATTCGTGTTCTCTATAACGGAGAGGATTTGACCTTTGACACAGCTTTCTGCCGTGACCACAATCGACACTCTGCTCAGCCGCTGTGCCCTCTGGGTAATTTCCTGTCTTTTGTGAGAAAGGATATGTTTAATATTGTCAATGCGACGAGTTACCATCAGGCCTGCCACCAAACTGTACTGTAA
- the LOC128029042 gene encoding 2-phosphoxylose phosphatase 1 isoform X2 — protein sequence MLARSRFMLVLMVGALLAVLSFSLQYLHLIPTNPVAEQRSLGKSRKRVNPVLHTDAPAPDPIRDTHKYCNYPNLTEHGWEGHSPADYRLLSVHVMIRHGDRFPLYSIPKTKKPAIDCLLSEKRNPSHPLLASFISHMALSGRGHWDTSLVSLPRLPNHSTCEMGELTQTGVVQHLKNGDHLHQAYIKRHNLLTADWSPQQLWVETTGKSRTLQSGLAFLFGFLPHFDWSRLTVRQQWSTLFCGSSCDCPARNRYLEQEQRRQYRQRTADTELEHTYVTMAKTLGVATKTLRAANPVDALLCHFCHGLSFPCSSTQTTSNAPDEEACLKIQQFAVIRRQQKNDELERREAGIYRQYAVLAAHPYLNRTATRMERIARGSQTRKGKDEAVFALASAHDVTMAPLLSALDLEGAGFPKFAARLAFELWKSPEVKDKDRKSDRKEGKWLENMFIRVLYNGEDLTFDTAFCRDHNRHSAQPLCPLGNFLSFVRKDMFNIVNATSYHQACHQTVL from the exons ATGCTGGCACGAAGCCGTTTCATGCTGGTGCTGATGGTGGGTGCCCTGCTGGCGGTGCTGAGTTTCAGCCTGCAGTATT TGCACCTCATTCCAACCAATCCCGTGGCAGAGCAAAGGTCACTTGGTAAAAGCAGAAAGCGTGTGAATCCAGTCCTCCACACGGATGCTCCCGCTCCAGACCCCATCCGAGACACTCACAAGTACTGCAATTACCCCAACCTCACCGAGCACGGCTGGGAgg GTCACAGTCCGGCTGACTACAGGCTGCTGTCGGTACATGTGATGATTCGGCATGGAGACCGTTTCCCTCTGTACTCCATCCCCAAAACCAAGAAACCCGCCATAGACTGTTTACTATCGGAAAAGAG AAATCCCTCTCACCCCCTCTTGGCCTCCTTCATTAGTCACATGGCTCTCAGTGGGCGTGGTCACTGGGACACATCACTGGTATCTCTGCCCAGATTACCCAATCACAGCACCTGTGAAATGGGAGAGCTCACACAGACAG GAGTCGTACAGCACTTGAAAAACGGCGATCATCTTCACCAGGCTTACATCAAGCGTCACAATCTGCTCACTGCTGATTGGTCGCCACAGCAGTTGTGGGTGGAGACTACAGGTAAGAGCCGCACCCTTCAGAGTGGATTGGCCTTCCTCTTTGGGTTTCTGCCTCATTTCGATTGGTCACGGCTGACGGTAAGACAGCAGTGGAGTACGCTGTTCTGCGGTTCCTCGTGCGACTGTCCCGCACGCAACCGGTACCTGGAGCAGGAGCAGCGCAGGCAGTATCGGCAGAGGACTGCAGACACCGAACTGGAACACACATATGTCACAATGGCGAAGACGTTGGGCGTGGCCACAAAGACTCTAAGGGCGGCCAATCCGGTGGATGCATTGTTGTGTCACTTTTGTCATGGTCTTTCTTTTCCATGCTCTAGCACACAAACTACATCAAACGCTCCGGATGAGGAGGCGTGTCTTAAAATACAGCAATTTGCTGTGATTCGACGGCAGCAGAAAAATGATGAACTGGAGCGGCGGGAGGCGGGGATTTACCGCCAGTATGCTGTTCTTGCGGCACATCCGTACCTAAACCGTACTGCAACACGGATGGAGAGGATTGCCAGGGGAAGCCAAACGCGGAAAGGCAAGGACGAGGCGGTCTTCGCTTTAGCATCTGCTCATGACGTAACAATGGCACCGCTGCTAAGCGCACTTGATCTGGAAGGGGCGGGGTTTCCAAAGTTTGCAGCACGGCTGGCGTTTGAGCTGTGGAAGAGCCCGGAAgtgaaagacaaagacagaaagaGTGATAGAAAAGAAGGAAAGTGGTTGGAAAATATGTTCATTCGTGTTCTCTATAACGGAGAGGATTTGACCTTTGACACAGCTTTCTGCCGTGACCACAATCGACACTCTGCTCAGCCGCTGTGCCCTCTGGGTAATTTCCTGTCTTTTGTGAGAAAGGATATGTTTAATATTGTCAATGCGACGAGTTACCATCAGGCCTGCCACCAAACTGTACTGTAA
- the LOC128029047 gene encoding solute carrier family 25 member 36-A, translating into MSQRDTLVHLFAGGCGGTVGAILTCPLEVVKTRLQSSSITLRFSELHLSTVNGASVARVAPPGPLHCLRLILEKEGPRSLFRGLGPNLIGVAPSRAIYFAAYSSSKERLNCVFEPDSTQVHMTSAGIAGFTAITATNPIWLIKTRLQLDARKRGERRMNAFECVRRVYQTDGLRGFYRGMSASYAGISETVIHFVIYESIKRRLLEAKAATHMDGAEDTAKDASDFVGMMLAAATSKTCATCIAYPHEVIRTRLREEGSKYRSFFQSLSLVIREESYRALYRGLTTHVVRQIPNTAVMMCTYEFVVYLLDG; encoded by the exons ATGAGCCAGAGAGACACACTGGTGCATCTGTTTGCTGGAGG aTGTGGAGGCACGGTGGGTGCGATCCTGACCTGTCCGTTAGAGGTGGTGAAGACGAGGCTTCAGTCTTCCTCAATAACGCTCCGCTTCTCTGAGCTGCATCTGAGCACAGTTAATGGAGCCAGCGTGGCACGTGTGGCTCCTCCGGGGCCCCTGCATTGCCTCAG aTTAATTCTTGAGAAGGAAGGCCCTCGTTCTTTATTTCGGGGCCTGGGGCCCAATCTGATTGGAGTGGCTCCTTCGCG GGCCATCTACTTCGCCGCCTATTCCAGCTCAAAGGAGAGACTGAACTGTGTGTTTGAGCCAGACTCCACGCAGGTGCACATGACGTCTGCTGGGATTGCAG GATTCACGGCTATAACTGCAACCAACCCAATTTGGTTAATTAAGACACGTCTACAATTGGACGCCAG GAAACGCGGAGAGCGTCGCATGAATGCGTTTGAGTGTGTGCGGCGCGTGTATCAGACGGACGGTCTACGCGGGTTTTACCGCGGCATGTCTGCTTCTTACGCGGGCATCTCAGAGACTGTGATTCACTTTGTGATCTATGAAAGCATAAAACGCCGTCTTTTAGAGGCCAAAGCAGCTACGCACATGGATGGGGCCGAGGACACAGCCAAGGACGCGTCAGACTTCGTGGGCATGATGCTGGCAGCCGCCACTTCCAAGACCTGCGCCACCTGCATAGCCTATCCACACG AGGTGATCCGCACAAGGCTAAGGGAAGAAGGCTCCAAGTATCGCTCGTTCTTCCAGAGTCTCAGTCTGGTGATTCGAGAGGAAAGCTATCGAGCTCTTTACCGAGGACTCACCACACATGTGGTCAGACAGATCCCCAATACTGCTGTCATGATGTGCACCTACGAGTTCGTCGTCTACCTGCTTGATGGCTAA